The following are from one region of the Actinoplanes sp. L3-i22 genome:
- a CDS encoding DUF3040 domain-containing protein: protein MPLSEHEQRLFDQIERSLAEDPKFASAVRANDPRFHARRRLIIAAFVIVLGLGLVVYGAASGTVLLGVAGFVVMLASAAFAMQSRKRGQAPDLKSVGGTASRRTRQGRRGNGGLLDRLEDRWKQRPEGHR, encoded by the coding sequence GTGCCGCTCTCGGAGCACGAGCAGCGGCTGTTCGATCAGATCGAGCGGTCGCTTGCCGAGGACCCCAAATTCGCCTCGGCTGTGCGGGCCAACGACCCGCGTTTCCACGCACGGCGCCGGCTCATCATCGCCGCGTTCGTGATCGTGCTAGGTCTCGGTCTCGTCGTTTACGGGGCCGCCTCCGGCACGGTGTTGCTCGGGGTCGCCGGTTTCGTCGTGATGCTCGCGTCGGCGGCCTTCGCGATGCAGTCGCGTAAACGTGGCCAGGCCCCCGACCTCAAGTCCGTCGGCGGGACAGCCTCCCGGCGGACCCGCCAGGGTCGCCGTGGGAACGGTGGCCTGCTGGACCGACTTGAAGACCGTTGGAAGCAGCGGCCGGAGGGGCATCGCTGA